In Panacibacter ginsenosidivorans, the following proteins share a genomic window:
- a CDS encoding M56 family metallopeptidase, with protein MQSLLQSAFLQALGYAIFNSLWQVALLWIIVMLVNNVGKLSSSKRYFTGVTAQFAGFVWFLFTLQFYYKQCSDVIANAQSAGIADNNYSFYEPAVNNLSSGLMYVIIKTEQLLPYLSVAYLFMLLFLAVRLTRAYLYIKKIQTEGLIKADVEWRLFVKRTAGYLGINKNVTFYFSELVKSPLTLGFAKPLILVPIASLNHLTPDQLEAILLHELAHIKRADYLINIIITVIEVALFFNPFTQLLGKLIKKERENSCDDWVLQFQYKPAMYAEALLRIAYIQTQPSFAMQASGNKGELLPRVKRMLNQQEKTHQYRNHLFALLLITVMLTTVAWFNPAANNAKRNLTPAANNRKTLVEPFTATVDNPLYNPFYYLFAKPLQTTVEQSINIAANKASKTLPAATDIVKKVTPIAMQTFREIHNDIENELPSIQQDAEKAMSEAKTAITNIKIGGVSLTDSTAIEAAINNLAQKELAKIDWKSMNNDLRKAKAELVTATSESEKELTSEIQINDVLEQVTKQMQTISNKTNISLNTTNFLKSLLDKKLQSDLIKEQLQLKQIQEQKKKEKEQKRTHTSIVANKPLKVWSDMKRDDYIFNVDESTLAELNFKATPKKYEAPAPVSTVAYTDYLDTISETDTIINPDAAIIIIQHNPENIKSHIKHINVQIVGNNGVTKSYTFTVDVCQ; from the coding sequence ATGCAAAGCTTACTGCAATCAGCTTTCTTACAGGCATTAGGTTATGCCATTTTCAATAGTTTATGGCAGGTAGCCCTGTTATGGATAATTGTTATGCTTGTAAACAATGTAGGAAAGCTTTCTTCTTCAAAAAGATATTTTACAGGCGTAACAGCACAGTTTGCAGGATTTGTATGGTTTCTTTTTACACTTCAGTTTTATTACAAACAATGCAGCGATGTAATTGCAAATGCCCAATCGGCAGGCATTGCAGATAACAACTATTCATTTTATGAGCCAGCTGTAAATAATCTATCGTCAGGTTTAATGTATGTCATTATAAAGACAGAGCAACTGCTACCTTATCTTTCAGTTGCTTATCTTTTTATGCTGTTGTTTCTTGCTGTGCGTTTGACAAGAGCTTACCTATATATAAAAAAAATCCAAACAGAAGGGCTAATAAAAGCAGATGTTGAATGGAGACTTTTTGTAAAGAGAACAGCTGGCTATCTTGGTATAAATAAAAATGTAACCTTCTACTTTTCAGAACTGGTTAAAAGCCCGCTGACATTGGGTTTTGCAAAACCATTAATACTTGTCCCTATTGCAAGTCTTAATCATTTAACACCTGACCAGTTAGAGGCAATTTTATTGCATGAACTGGCTCATATTAAACGGGCAGATTACCTTATCAATATTATTATCACGGTTATAGAAGTTGCATTATTTTTTAATCCCTTTACCCAATTACTTGGTAAACTAATCAAAAAGGAAAGAGAAAACAGTTGCGATGATTGGGTATTGCAGTTTCAATATAAACCTGCTATGTATGCGGAAGCTTTATTACGAATAGCCTACATACAAACACAACCTTCTTTTGCGATGCAGGCATCGGGTAATAAAGGAGAATTGCTCCCCAGGGTAAAACGTATGCTTAACCAGCAGGAGAAAACACATCAATACCGTAATCATCTGTTTGCGTTGCTGTTGATAACAGTAATGCTTACAACAGTTGCCTGGTTTAATCCTGCCGCAAATAACGCAAAGAGAAACTTAACTCCTGCTGCTAATAACAGAAAGACACTCGTTGAACCATTTACTGCTACTGTTGATAACCCGCTCTATAATCCATTTTATTACCTGTTTGCAAAACCTTTGCAAACAACCGTTGAGCAAAGCATCAATATTGCCGCAAATAAGGCAAGTAAAACATTACCTGCAGCCACAGATATAGTAAAAAAGGTTACTCCGATTGCAATGCAAACATTCAGAGAAATACACAATGATATTGAGAATGAACTACCATCTATTCAGCAAGATGCAGAAAAAGCAATGAGTGAAGCAAAAACAGCAATAACCAATATTAAGATTGGGGGAGTAAGTCTTACAGATTCTACTGCTATAGAAGCTGCCATTAATAATCTTGCACAGAAAGAGCTTGCAAAGATTGATTGGAAAAGCATGAACAATGATCTTCGAAAAGCAAAAGCAGAGCTGGTAACTGCTACATCTGAAAGTGAAAAAGAGCTTACCAGTGAAATACAAATAAATGACGTTCTTGAGCAGGTTACAAAACAAATGCAGACTATATCGAATAAAACTAACATTTCTTTAAATACAACCAACTTTTTAAAAAGTCTTCTAGATAAAAAATTGCAGTCTGATCTGATTAAAGAGCAACTACAATTAAAACAAATACAGGAGCAAAAGAAAAAAGAAAAGGAGCAAAAAAGAACACATACCTCAATTGTTGCAAATAAGCCTTTAAAAGTTTGGAGTGATATGAAGCGTGATGATTACATCTTTAATGTCGATGAATCTACACTTGCTGAACTTAATTTTAAAGCTACACCGAAAAAATATGAAGCACCTGCTCCTGTTTCTACTGTTGCCTATACAGATTATTTAGATACAATTTCGGAAACCGATACTATTATAAATCCTGATGCCGCTATTATAATTATTCAGCATAATCCGGAAAACATTAAAAGCCATATTAAACATATTAACGTACAAATTGTAGGCAATAATGGCGTTACGAAATCATACACATTTACTGTTGATGTTTGCCAGTAA
- a CDS encoding energy transducer TonB: MDTNKILSADILDIVFEGRNKEYGAYDLRKTYQKRLIIAVISMIAFCILIFISVALAKFVASDKPVQMVVQDVNLADVKQEEKKPEPPPPPPPKVEPPKVEITKFTPPKIVKDEEVKPEEKPPEQDKLDDTKIGTINQEGEKSDVVAPPVEQSTGQVEAPKAQEEDYDKEFKTVQIEAKFPGGQAAWIKYLQRNLNSDTPVENGAPPGNYTVIVSFLVDKNGNISEVQPLNDPGYGTAAEAVRVIKKGPAWSPAVQNGRNVIYRQKQSVTFQVAEG; this comes from the coding sequence ATGGATACTAACAAAATTCTAAGCGCAGACATTCTCGATATTGTTTTCGAGGGGCGAAATAAAGAATATGGGGCATATGATCTTAGAAAGACTTATCAAAAGCGACTAATTATTGCTGTTATTTCTATGATCGCTTTTTGCATTCTTATCTTTATTAGTGTTGCTCTGGCAAAATTTGTGGCTTCTGATAAGCCGGTGCAAATGGTAGTACAGGATGTAAATCTGGCTGATGTAAAACAGGAAGAGAAGAAGCCTGAACCACCACCACCACCACCGCCAAAAGTTGAACCGCCAAAAGTGGAGATAACTAAATTTACACCTCCTAAGATTGTGAAAGATGAGGAAGTAAAACCGGAAGAAAAGCCACCTGAACAAGACAAACTTGATGATACCAAAATTGGTACGATTAATCAGGAAGGTGAGAAGAGTGATGTTGTAGCGCCACCTGTTGAACAGAGTACTGGCCAGGTCGAAGCTCCCAAAGCTCAGGAAGAAGATTACGATAAGGAATTTAAAACAGTGCAAATTGAAGCGAAGTTTCCTGGTGGTCAAGCTGCATGGATCAAATATCTTCAAAGAAATCTGAATAGCGATACTCCCGTGGAAAATGGTGCTCCTCCGGGAAACTACACAGTTATTGTATCATTCCTAGTGGATAAGAATGGTAATATTTCTGAAGTGCAGCCCTTGAATGATCCTGGTTATGGTACGGCAGCTGAAGCTGTTCGGGTTATCAAAAAAGGACCAGCCTGGTCGCCTGCTGTGCAAAATGGCCGCAATGTTATTTATCGTCAGAAACAAAGTGTAACATTCCAGGTTGCTGAGGGATAA
- a CDS encoding ExbD/TolR family protein, which translates to MAEMDTSGGGGKHKKGPGVKKGKKMSTRVDLTPMVDLGFLLITFFIFTTTMSQPTAMKLNLPDDTATPEEQNKAKESGALTILLGKDNHVFYYEGILAPDGSNFKSSNFKEIRDEIIHKKQTTDTADLVVVIKPNDESNYKNVIDILDEMSINVIKRYALVDISPIEDQMIKATEGGGTAPATSGQ; encoded by the coding sequence ATGGCAGAAATGGATACCTCGGGTGGAGGTGGGAAACATAAAAAAGGTCCCGGAGTCAAAAAAGGGAAGAAGATGTCTACTAGAGTAGACCTTACGCCTATGGTTGATCTTGGATTCCTTCTTATAACATTCTTTATTTTCACCACAACGATGAGCCAGCCAACGGCAATGAAATTAAATTTGCCGGATGATACTGCAACACCTGAAGAACAAAATAAAGCTAAAGAATCCGGGGCGCTTACAATACTTCTTGGTAAAGACAATCATGTTTTTTACTATGAAGGAATATTAGCACCCGACGGTTCAAACTTTAAATCAAGTAATTTTAAAGAAATACGGGATGAAATCATCCATAAGAAACAAACCACTGATACCGCAGATTTGGTAGTGGTAATAAAGCCAAATGATGAAAGCAATTATAAAAACGTGATTGATATACTTGATGAAATGTCTATAAATGTTATTAAGAGATATGCTTTAGTAGATATTTCGCCAATAGAAGATCAGATGATAAAAGCTACAGAAGGCGGCGGGACTGCACCTGCTACGAGTGGTCAGTAA
- a CDS encoding ExbD/TolR family protein — MARPKIPRKSTSVDMTAMCDVAFLLLSFFILTTKFKPSEAVPVETPNSVAAKIAPEKDVVMISLNKDGKVFLSTGDNTSDKQKKHDIIASVNESRGLGLSTTDIDALVKAPFIGVPLAQLSQQARLKTEQMTALTLPGIPCKDTANNEMIDWMRAVSDAYQGTKVNLLLKGDNVAKYPSFKNVLTAFKKNKLFKFQMVTNPESVPQGTELWKANMSGKAREE; from the coding sequence ATGGCAAGACCGAAAATACCACGAAAAAGCACTTCAGTTGATATGACAGCGATGTGTGATGTGGCTTTCCTGTTGTTATCTTTCTTTATCCTTACTACAAAGTTTAAGCCTTCGGAAGCTGTTCCTGTGGAAACTCCAAATTCAGTTGCTGCTAAAATAGCTCCTGAGAAGGATGTAGTTATGATATCGCTTAATAAAGATGGAAAGGTATTTCTTTCAACAGGAGATAATACTTCTGACAAACAGAAAAAGCACGACATTATTGCATCTGTTAATGAATCACGGGGGCTTGGGTTGTCAACCACAGATATTGACGCTTTGGTTAAAGCACCATTCATTGGCGTTCCACTCGCTCAATTAAGTCAGCAGGCAAGATTAAAGACAGAACAAATGACAGCCCTTACATTGCCTGGAATTCCTTGTAAAGACACTGCAAACAATGAAATGATAGATTGGATGCGGGCTGTTTCAGATGCGTACCAGGGAACAAAAGTTAATCTTTTGCTTAAGGGCGACAATGTTGCAAAATACCCCAGCTTTAAGAACGTGCTTACCGCTTTTAAAAAGAATAAACTTTTTAAATTCCAGATGGTTACCAATCCGGAAAGTGTGCCTCAGGGTACTGAACTTTGGAAAGCAAACATGAGTGGAAAAGCAAGAGAAGAATAA
- a CDS encoding MotA/TolQ/ExbB proton channel family protein codes for MAETKPTATAASKSSTSVQPVKKSNSISWIAPLSCIILGYIIWRFVIGAESNFTNPDPAGGFWPDHQGAKGNIPRMYLGGIIVPILIGLLLTVITFVIERFLTVSKATGKGSVAEFIRKVQYHLANKDIDKALAECDRQKGSVGNVMKAGLRKYKEMISNTELATEQKVLNIQKEVEEATALELPMLEKNLVFLSTIASVATLLGLLGTVMGMIRSFSALGESGGGEAAQKLSQGISEALYNTALGIGTSAIAIIMYNVFTTKIDAITYGIDESGFTLTQSFAANYK; via the coding sequence ATGGCTGAAACTAAACCAACTGCAACAGCAGCATCAAAGAGTTCTACTTCCGTACAACCTGTAAAGAAGAGTAATTCCATTTCATGGATTGCGCCACTTAGCTGTATTATTCTGGGTTACATAATCTGGCGTTTTGTTATTGGTGCTGAAAGTAACTTTACTAACCCGGATCCTGCAGGTGGATTCTGGCCTGATCACCAGGGAGCAAAAGGCAACATACCCCGTATGTATTTAGGTGGTATCATTGTGCCGATACTTATTGGTCTTTTGCTTACTGTTATAACATTTGTGATAGAAAGATTTCTTACCGTTTCTAAAGCAACAGGGAAAGGTAGCGTTGCCGAATTTATACGTAAGGTTCAATATCATTTGGCAAATAAAGATATTGACAAAGCTTTAGCTGAATGCGACAGACAAAAAGGGTCTGTTGGCAATGTAATGAAAGCAGGTCTGCGTAAGTATAAAGAGATGATCTCGAACACGGAATTAGCCACGGAGCAAAAAGTACTTAACATTCAAAAAGAGGTAGAAGAAGCCACAGCGCTTGAATTGCCAATGCTTGAGAAAAACCTTGTATTCCTTTCTACGATTGCTTCAGTAGCTACATTGCTTGGTCTGCTTGGTACGGTAATGGGTATGATACGTTCATTCTCTGCTCTTGGTGAAAGCGGCGGTGGTGAGGCTGCTCAAAAATTATCACAAGGTATATCTGAAGCCTTGTATAATACAGCACTTGGTATCGGCACTTCAGCAATTGCTATAATTATGTATAACGTATTTACTACAAAAATTGATGCTATCACATATGGTATTGACGAATCTGGCTTTACATTGACACAAAGCTTTGCAGCGAACTATAAATAA